A window from Rhizosphaericola mali encodes these proteins:
- a CDS encoding RagB/SusD family nutrient uptake outer membrane protein, translated as MKIVNKLYIAILGSLVGFASCKKDLNLTQLNSVTADNIYTSAAAYKEGLVKVYASYAVTSSQGPASSDLGGIDAGTSDFLRLYWMAQELPTDEAICSWQDVGIPDLNYSTWTSSNTFLLGLYTRSIYQITIANEFLKESTDDKLSARNISSDSLGLIKQYRAEARFIRAYQYWVLMDMFGNPPFVTEYSTIGTTNPPQIKRADLFKYVETELLDIEDSLVTARDNEYGRADQGADWALLSRLYLNAGVYTGTTKYDSAILYSSKVIDAGYSLNTTYANLFKGDNNLNNNEEILTINYDGVNTQNYGGTTYIINAEVSSAMGPTKFGIPTGGWGGNRSRSPLPNSFTDNTGATDTRAMFYITSSSTTTITDPSTFTQGYALTKWTNLTSTGATPASIGGTYCSTDFPLFRLAEVYLNYAEAVLRGGAGGSTSQALAYVNLLRQRAYGSTSGNFGSITLTDLLSEKMREMYWEATRRTDLIRYGMFTGSSYVWPWKGGNASGIGTSSYRDIYPLPLNDVTTNTNLTQNTGY; from the coding sequence ATGAAAATTGTTAATAAATTATATATAGCCATTTTAGGATCACTTGTTGGATTTGCTTCTTGCAAAAAGGATCTCAACCTTACTCAACTTAACTCCGTAACAGCAGATAACATATATACAAGTGCCGCAGCATACAAAGAAGGTTTGGTCAAAGTATATGCAAGCTATGCAGTTACAAGTAGCCAAGGTCCAGCAAGTTCTGACTTAGGAGGAATAGATGCAGGAACTTCTGATTTCTTAAGATTATATTGGATGGCACAAGAGTTGCCGACAGACGAAGCAATATGTTCATGGCAAGATGTAGGTATTCCTGATTTAAATTACAGCACTTGGACATCAAGCAATACATTTCTACTTGGTTTATATACAAGAAGTATTTATCAAATAACTATTGCCAATGAATTTTTGAAAGAATCTACAGATGATAAATTATCTGCTAGAAATATTTCTAGTGACTCACTTGGTTTAATAAAACAATATAGAGCCGAAGCAAGATTTATCCGTGCTTATCAATATTGGGTCTTGATGGATATGTTTGGTAATCCTCCTTTCGTAACAGAATATAGCACGATCGGTACAACTAATCCACCACAAATTAAAAGAGCTGATTTATTTAAATATGTAGAAACTGAACTTTTAGATATAGAAGATAGTCTGGTAACCGCAAGAGATAATGAATATGGTAGAGCAGATCAAGGTGCAGATTGGGCTTTATTATCCAGATTGTATTTGAATGCAGGTGTGTATACAGGTACTACTAAATACGATAGCGCAATTTTATATTCCTCTAAAGTAATTGATGCTGGCTATTCTTTAAATACAACTTATGCCAATTTGTTTAAAGGAGACAACAATCTAAACAATAACGAAGAAATTCTCACTATCAACTATGACGGTGTGAATACGCAGAACTATGGAGGAACTACTTATATCATCAATGCAGAAGTAAGCTCCGCAATGGGACCTACTAAATTCGGAATTCCAACTGGAGGCTGGGGTGGTAATAGAAGTCGCTCTCCATTGCCAAATAGTTTTACGGATAATACTGGTGCAACTGATACAAGAGCCATGTTTTATATAACTAGCTCAAGTACGACAACTATTACCGACCCGAGCACTTTTACACAAGGTTACGCTTTGACAAAATGGACAAATCTTACCTCAACAGGAGCAACGCCTGCCTCCATTGGAGGAACTTATTGCTCTACTGATTTTCCTTTATTTAGATTGGCAGAAGTGTATTTAAATTATGCAGAGGCCGTATTGCGTGGAGGAGCTGGAGGATCTACATCCCAAGCATTGGCTTATGTCAATTTATTGAGACAAAGAGCATACGGAAGTACATCTGGCAATTTTGGTTCGATCACATTAACAGATCTTTTGTCTGAAAAAATGAGAGAAATGTATTGGGAAGCAACACGTCGTACTGATTTGATACGTTACGGTATGTTCACTGGCTCCTCCTATGTATGGCCTTGGAAAGGTGGTAATGCTAGCGGTATTGGTACTTCTAGTTATAGAGATATTTACCCTCTACCATTAAACGATGTGACTACCAACACCAATTTAACTCAAAATACAGGCTATTAA
- a CDS encoding gluzincin family metallopeptidase has product MRKLLLVITGFYCLLNICFAQDSVPKLTGNIKISIKEGSIESDLKLENIPHLEDYYIRLNKGMNVLNWKSLDGKGFLLHASVEYDKDSFQTGESMAYYFLDNTRKRKYLPNNLEVKYVGKFPVVKDTLNDNYMLSDWKGNIAFNSYSLRTDGAQSSWYPILYDIKKDLPYDNITYDINVSCIDCKVLYVNGSAPLNSNKGQFESKNPVPINLYCGDFKYKEIDSIYFLNPDLNKNQLDSLGRDIDKYKKYYQQTFAIPYKDAFTLIHTTPLSKRNAWSFASFPSVVNIGFGKYGLQLYLDSANRLTIAHELAHYYFGNYRKFNDVLGDMMLEGFTEYTGMQLMRNLISPNIYNKILTQKINILKDFQAVPFGKIKVSSDFQNRELYVYYYAPVIFTAIEKIIGTDNMNSWLKNILNNKEKTTNYAFLSGTLKNVIGEQKFAEIESQLLTSDISKSNAIELISK; this is encoded by the coding sequence ATGAGAAAACTACTACTAGTAATTACAGGATTTTATTGTCTTTTGAATATTTGTTTTGCCCAAGACTCAGTCCCCAAATTGACAGGAAATATCAAAATTTCCATTAAAGAAGGTTCTATTGAATCTGATTTAAAATTGGAAAATATTCCACATTTAGAAGATTACTACATACGACTAAATAAAGGGATGAATGTATTAAACTGGAAAAGCTTAGATGGTAAGGGGTTTTTATTACATGCTTCGGTGGAGTATGATAAAGATAGCTTCCAAACTGGAGAATCTATGGCTTACTACTTTCTAGATAATACCAGAAAAAGAAAATATTTACCTAATAATTTAGAAGTAAAATACGTTGGAAAATTCCCAGTAGTGAAGGATACTTTAAACGACAATTATATGTTGTCTGATTGGAAAGGTAATATTGCTTTTAATAGTTACTCTCTAAGAACGGACGGTGCCCAATCAAGTTGGTATCCCATTTTGTACGATATTAAGAAAGATTTGCCATATGATAATATTACCTATGATATAAATGTTAGTTGTATTGATTGTAAAGTATTATATGTAAATGGTAGTGCTCCTTTGAATTCTAATAAGGGGCAATTTGAAAGCAAGAATCCAGTTCCAATTAACTTGTATTGTGGAGACTTTAAGTACAAAGAGATTGATTCCATTTATTTTTTAAATCCAGATTTAAATAAAAATCAACTCGATAGCCTTGGCAGAGATATCGACAAGTATAAAAAATATTATCAGCAAACTTTTGCCATTCCTTACAAAGATGCATTTACATTAATCCATACTACTCCTTTGAGTAAACGTAATGCTTGGAGCTTTGCATCTTTTCCAAGTGTCGTTAATATTGGTTTTGGTAAATATGGATTACAATTATATCTGGACTCTGCTAATAGATTAACGATTGCACACGAACTGGCTCATTATTATTTTGGAAATTATAGAAAATTCAATGATGTATTAGGTGATATGATGTTGGAAGGTTTTACAGAATATACAGGAATGCAGCTCATGAGAAATCTGATTAGTCCTAATATTTATAATAAAATATTGACTCAAAAAATAAATATATTGAAAGATTTTCAAGCCGTTCCTTTTGGAAAAATAAAGGTGAGTAGTGATTTTCAAAATAGAGAATTATATGTTTACTATTACGCACCAGTTATTTTTACTGCAATTGAAAAAATCATTGGAACAGACAATATGAATTCGTGGTTGAAAAATATTTTGAATAACAAAGAGAAAACTACAAACTACGCATTTCTATCCGGGACTTTGAAAAACGTAATAGGAGAACAAAAATTTGCGGAAATTGAGTCTCAATTATTGACATCTGATATTTCAAAAAGTAACGCAATTGAGTTAATATCCAAATAA
- a CDS encoding LacI family DNA-binding transcriptional regulator: protein MENPSINIKQLAKALNLSTSTISRAFRNNSDINPDTKEKILAKAKELNYHPNLYASSLREKTTNTIAIVLPELANNFFSQAVKGIEQVTRAHQYHTLVYVTDSSYEKEQSIVENLLNGRVDGMIISATGEGKKNAHITNIIKKKIPLVFFDRVYDEYALPKIINNDYQSSYQATKDLIERGAEKIAFLVIDKEHSIGRKRLEGYLDALKEFNISIDNQLIVECDNDREISFYIIENLIKKMKPDAILTAVERLAVVSYRVCHANKIRIPEEVKIIGFSSLEIADLLNPSLSTITQPAFKMGQKAAQQLFGILKSTHLEENFAPIELKSEIIHRESTRKI from the coding sequence ATGGAGAATCCAAGCATTAATATAAAACAACTCGCCAAAGCTCTAAATCTAAGTACATCTACGATCTCTCGTGCATTTAGAAATAATTCGGATATCAATCCAGATACGAAAGAGAAAATTTTGGCAAAAGCGAAGGAATTGAACTATCATCCCAATCTATACGCAAGTTCATTACGAGAAAAAACCACCAATACAATTGCGATTGTTTTACCTGAATTAGCCAATAACTTTTTCTCTCAAGCAGTCAAGGGGATCGAGCAGGTAACGCGAGCGCATCAATATCATACATTGGTGTATGTTACTGATAGCAGTTACGAAAAGGAACAATCGATCGTGGAAAATCTTTTAAATGGTCGTGTGGACGGAATGATTATCTCTGCCACTGGTGAGGGAAAAAAGAATGCGCACATCACCAATATCATCAAAAAGAAAATTCCATTGGTCTTTTTTGATCGGGTTTACGATGAATACGCCTTACCCAAAATTATCAATAATGATTACCAAAGTAGTTATCAAGCGACCAAAGATTTAATAGAAAGAGGGGCTGAAAAAATAGCATTTCTAGTGATTGACAAAGAGCATTCCATTGGAAGGAAAAGACTTGAAGGCTATTTAGATGCATTGAAAGAATTCAATATTTCTATTGATAATCAATTAATTGTAGAATGTGACAATGATCGAGAAATCAGCTTTTATATTATTGAGAACTTAATAAAAAAAATGAAGCCAGATGCGATTCTTACAGCAGTGGAAAGATTGGCTGTTGTTTCCTATCGTGTATGTCATGCAAATAAAATTCGTATACCCGAAGAAGTAAAAATCATTGGTTTTTCAAGTTTGGAAATTGCGGATTTACTAAATCCATCTCTTTCTACTATTACACAACCCGCATTTAAAATGGGACAAAAAGCTGCGCAACAACTATTTGGCATCTTAAAATCTACACATTTAGAGGAAAATTTTGCACCCATTGAGTTGAAATCAGAAATTATACATCGAGAATCCACAAGAAAGATTTAA
- a CDS encoding SusC/RagA family TonB-linked outer membrane protein, whose translation MKRVRLFSLLSFPLLCLSIHASAQKDSIVGKIYNSKDSSALSGVTVRLPALNEDFTSDENGQFKIPANQNIAGKKLQFALVGFTNKEITLGAGDFSVYLAPLGADLNEVVVIGYGTSKKKDLTGSVTTISAKDFNKGLVATPEQLIQGKAAGVQITLNSGQPGAGSTVRIRGGASLSATNDPLYVIDGVPMTTGSIGNVANPLATINPNDIETFTVLKDANATAIYGSRASNGVILITTKKGKSGKPVYNFSSTNSLSKAAKLVDVMSGDQMRDYINEYGDDAHKALLGTANTNWQKEIYRTAFSTDNNFSVAGNIHKWLPIRFSAGYLNQSGILKRDNMQRISTALNLSPKFFDNHLSVNLNLKGSLTKSFFANQGAIAAAIQFDPTQPVYDKTNPYGGYFEWMNADGTIKSLAGRNPVSLLNMQNNTGQAVRSIGNLQLDYKVHFLPDLHVNVNAGYDITRSNGKKLIFADASEAFSTDGNSSRSRNVYDNYTLEAFLSYNKDLGKSNINAVAGYGYYTFSTKTNNYNTYEADDTTILTHPTYPLSIDQNRMLSYYARLIYTYDNKYILSGTVRRDGSSRFAPDNRYGYFPSVGLTWRAIEENFMEPAKKWLSDLKLRLSYGLTGQQDIGSSYSYQNTYYGSQSTGEYQIGDSYYSYYSPNAYNKNLKWEKSLTTNIGLDLGFLNNLITVTADYYWKNTSDLLGNIPVSVGSNFSNYLYANVGKMKNQGLELNISADVIRKRDINWTVSFNYSKYNTTISQLNNNDPSYSVTVGSIAGGTGNMIQRWAVGYTPYVFNVYQQVYDKSGKPVEGAYVDRNKDGVINSNDMYYYKSPQAKSTFGFSTNFGYKNWTLATTIRANVGNYMYDNVRSNFDNWANVNNTTTDAINNATVDLLNTNFHTPQYFSDYYVYNASFIRMDNLSLGYNFQDISKKHPDMNLTVSGTVQNVFLITHYPGLDPESNSSAGIDYNLYPRPRVYALSLNLKF comes from the coding sequence ATGAAAAGAGTTCGATTGTTCTCCTTGCTTAGTTTTCCATTGCTTTGCTTGAGTATTCATGCCTCTGCACAGAAAGACAGTATTGTCGGTAAAATCTATAATTCTAAAGATAGCTCGGCACTATCAGGAGTTACCGTTAGATTACCAGCATTAAACGAAGATTTTACTTCAGATGAGAATGGGCAATTCAAAATTCCAGCAAACCAAAATATTGCAGGCAAAAAATTACAATTTGCCTTAGTAGGTTTTACAAATAAAGAAATCACTTTAGGTGCTGGAGACTTTAGTGTATATCTTGCTCCTCTAGGTGCAGATCTAAATGAAGTCGTTGTAATCGGTTATGGCACAAGTAAGAAAAAAGATCTTACTGGCTCTGTTACTACCATTTCTGCTAAAGATTTTAATAAAGGATTAGTTGCAACACCAGAACAATTAATTCAAGGCAAAGCTGCCGGCGTGCAGATCACATTGAATAGTGGTCAGCCTGGTGCAGGAAGTACGGTACGTATACGTGGCGGAGCATCTTTAAGTGCAACGAACGATCCATTATATGTAATCGACGGTGTACCTATGACAACCGGATCTATCGGAAACGTTGCCAATCCATTAGCAACCATTAACCCCAATGATATTGAAACTTTTACAGTATTAAAAGATGCCAATGCAACGGCAATATATGGTTCAAGAGCATCTAATGGTGTTATATTAATTACTACCAAAAAAGGCAAAAGCGGTAAACCTGTATATAATTTTAGCTCTACAAATAGTCTCTCAAAAGCAGCCAAATTAGTAGATGTCATGTCTGGTGACCAAATGCGCGATTATATCAATGAATATGGCGATGATGCACATAAAGCTTTATTAGGAACAGCAAATACCAATTGGCAAAAAGAAATATATAGAACTGCATTCTCCACAGATAATAATTTCAGTGTGGCAGGAAACATACATAAATGGCTGCCAATTCGCTTTTCTGCAGGCTATTTAAACCAAAGTGGTATTTTGAAAAGAGATAATATGCAGAGAATTTCTACTGCATTGAATTTGAGTCCAAAATTCTTTGACAATCATTTGTCCGTTAATTTGAATTTGAAAGGAAGTTTAACGAAATCTTTCTTTGCCAATCAAGGAGCAATTGCAGCTGCGATTCAATTTGATCCAACGCAACCAGTATATGACAAGACCAATCCGTATGGAGGTTATTTCGAATGGATGAATGCCGACGGAACAATAAAATCCCTTGCTGGGCGTAATCCTGTTTCCTTACTAAATATGCAAAACAATACGGGTCAAGCAGTAAGAAGTATTGGCAACTTACAATTGGATTATAAAGTGCACTTTTTGCCTGATTTACATGTGAATGTAAATGCTGGTTACGATATCACTAGATCGAATGGAAAGAAATTGATTTTTGCAGATGCATCTGAAGCTTTTTCTACTGATGGAAATAGTTCCCGATCAAGAAATGTGTATGATAATTACACATTAGAGGCTTTCTTAAGCTATAATAAAGATTTAGGAAAAAGTAACATTAATGCGGTAGCTGGTTATGGTTATTATACTTTCTCCACAAAAACAAATAACTACAATACATACGAAGCGGATGACACTACGATCCTTACGCATCCAACATATCCTTTAAGCATTGATCAAAATAGAATGTTATCGTATTATGCGAGATTGATCTATACTTATGACAACAAGTATATTTTGTCAGGAACAGTTAGACGTGATGGTTCTTCAAGATTTGCACCAGATAATCGATATGGTTATTTCCCTTCCGTTGGTTTAACTTGGAGAGCGATCGAAGAAAATTTCATGGAACCAGCTAAAAAATGGTTGTCCGATTTAAAGCTTAGATTAAGTTATGGTCTAACAGGACAACAAGATATAGGCAGTAGTTATTCTTACCAAAATACTTATTATGGAAGTCAATCTACAGGAGAATATCAAATTGGAGACAGCTATTACTCCTACTACTCTCCTAATGCGTATAACAAAAACCTTAAATGGGAAAAATCTCTTACCACAAATATTGGATTGGATTTAGGATTTTTAAATAATCTAATTACTGTAACTGCAGATTATTATTGGAAAAATACGTCTGACTTGTTAGGAAATATACCTGTTTCTGTCGGAAGTAACTTCAGCAACTACCTATATGCCAACGTTGGAAAAATGAAAAACCAAGGTTTAGAATTGAATATCTCTGCGGATGTTATTCGTAAAAGAGATATCAACTGGACTGTATCTTTTAACTATTCCAAATACAATACAACGATTTCTCAGTTAAATAATAATGACCCAAGCTATTCAGTTACAGTAGGTTCTATAGCTGGTGGTACAGGAAATATGATACAAAGATGGGCTGTTGGTTATACTCCTTATGTATTCAATGTATACCAACAAGTATATGACAAAAGCGGCAAACCTGTTGAAGGAGCTTATGTAGATAGAAATAAAGATGGAGTGATCAATTCCAATGATATGTATTATTACAAAAGTCCGCAAGCCAAATCCACATTCGGATTCTCCACAAATTTTGGATACAAAAACTGGACATTAGCAACTACAATCAGAGCGAATGTCGGTAATTACATGTACGACAATGTAAGATCAAATTTTGACAATTGGGCAAATGTCAACAACACAACTACTGATGCAATCAATAATGCAACCGTTGATTTATTGAATACTAATTTCCACACACCTCAATATTTCTCAGATTATTATGTGTACAATGCCTCATTTATCAGAATGGATAATCTGTCTTTAGGATACAATTTTCAAGATATTTCTAAAAAACATCCAGATATGAATTTAACTGTATCTGGTACAGTTCAAAACGTGTTTTTAATTACACATTATCCAGGATTAGATCCAGAATCTAATAGTTCTGCAGGTATAGATTATAATTTATATCCTCGCCCTAGAGTGTATGCATTATCATTAAATCTAAAATTTTAA
- a CDS encoding SusE domain-containing protein — protein MLSYIKRLFPLLLCILAFACKKEGTNVVAQEGTSGTLSANVSSVTVTQDNASDSLITFSWTPASFGYQAAITQQLQFAVAGTDFASPISVAVDNGLTSYSFLGSDLNTTLNKLGLSFDSLTTVEVRLSSSIADSFAATYTDPIQIKMQPYSTASYLYVPGDYNGWTFSTTDALISETSNGIYVGIIDFSSGGSFKITPAANWNTSYGAGATSGTISTSGGNITPPSAAKYQITVNTTANTIVYELQ, from the coding sequence ATGTTATCTTATATAAAAAGATTATTCCCATTATTACTTTGCATACTTGCTTTTGCATGTAAAAAAGAAGGGACAAATGTAGTAGCTCAAGAAGGCACTTCTGGTACGTTATCCGCCAACGTTTCTTCTGTAACAGTTACACAAGACAATGCATCTGATTCTCTTATTACATTTTCTTGGACACCTGCTTCTTTTGGATATCAAGCAGCAATTACGCAACAATTACAATTTGCTGTTGCAGGTACAGATTTTGCAAGTCCTATTTCTGTTGCAGTAGACAATGGATTAACGTCTTATTCTTTCTTAGGTTCTGATTTAAATACCACACTTAATAAATTAGGACTGTCATTTGATTCTTTGACAACCGTAGAGGTAAGATTATCATCAAGTATTGCAGATTCTTTTGCTGCAACATATACCGATCCTATTCAAATTAAAATGCAACCTTACTCAACTGCAAGCTACTTGTACGTTCCTGGAGACTATAATGGTTGGACTTTTTCTACCACAGATGCTTTAATTTCAGAAACTAGTAATGGCATTTATGTTGGAATTATCGACTTTTCTTCAGGTGGCAGTTTTAAAATTACTCCTGCTGCTAATTGGAACACTTCTTATGGAGCAGGTGCAACAAGTGGAACCATTAGTACGAGTGGAGGAAACATTACGCCACCAAGTGCGGCGAAGTATCAAATAACTGTAAATACAACGGCAAATACTATTGTCTACGAATTACAATAA
- a CDS encoding glycoside hydrolase family 97 protein, which translates to MHKLTFSLFMLCCIATANAQKIQSPDKSFDLDFSLQSGGVPTYSLEYKGQAVIKPSHLGLQLVNDTDLNKDFTIEKIDTSSFDETWKPVWGEVSQIRNHYKEMAVTLLQNSTKHEMVIRFRLFNDGLGFRYEFPFTKKDFIYFTIKEENTQFAMAGDHKAFWLPGDFDTEEYSTVTSKLSEIRGKMKDAVTPNASQTTFSPTGVQTPLMMKSDKGLYINIHEAALIDYAAMNLNLDDQNMTFTTFLTPDAQGNKGHLQTPTQTPWRTVIVSDKAADILTSKLIYNLNEPTKYEDVSWIKPMKYVGVWWEMITGKSTWAYADTDNIHLGITDYSKLKPNGKHGATTTNVKKYIDFAAANGFDAVLVEGWNVGWEDWFGHEKDYVFDFITPYPDFDVKELHRYAASKGIKIIMHHETSGSVRNYERFMDTAYRFMVDNGYNAVKSGYVGNILPRGEHHYGQWIDNHYLHAVKKASEYKIMVDAHESVHMTGLSRTYPNLLAEEAARGTEYESFGGNNADHTTILPFTRLMGGPMDYTPGIFETRIEKINPENHSFVHTTLARQLALYVTMYSPFQMAADLPENYMRFPDAFQFIKDVAVDWDDTKVLEAEPGDYITYARKAKGTNNWFVGRTNDEISRVSDISLDFLDKGKKYIATIYQDGKDADYEKNPQSYTIKKMNVTDKTKLKIICARGGGYAISIIAQ; encoded by the coding sequence ATGCACAAATTGACATTTTCCTTATTTATGCTATGTTGTATCGCTACTGCGAATGCACAAAAAATTCAATCGCCAGATAAATCTTTTGATCTTGATTTTAGTTTACAATCAGGAGGTGTTCCTACTTATTCCTTAGAATACAAGGGACAAGCTGTAATCAAACCAAGCCATTTGGGTTTGCAATTAGTCAATGATACAGACTTAAACAAAGATTTTACTATCGAAAAAATTGATACGTCTTCTTTTGATGAAACTTGGAAACCTGTTTGGGGCGAAGTGAGCCAAATCCGCAATCATTATAAAGAAATGGCAGTTACGCTTTTGCAAAATAGTACCAAACATGAAATGGTTATTCGTTTCAGATTGTTCAATGATGGTTTGGGTTTTAGATATGAATTTCCATTTACCAAAAAAGACTTCATTTATTTTACGATAAAAGAAGAAAATACGCAGTTTGCGATGGCGGGCGATCACAAGGCTTTTTGGTTGCCAGGCGATTTTGATACGGAAGAATATAGTACCGTGACATCCAAATTGTCCGAAATCCGTGGAAAAATGAAAGACGCGGTAACGCCAAATGCGTCTCAAACCACATTTTCTCCTACTGGAGTCCAGACACCTTTGATGATGAAATCGGATAAAGGTTTGTATATCAATATTCATGAAGCCGCGTTGATTGATTACGCGGCAATGAATTTGAATTTGGATGATCAAAATATGACTTTTACCACATTTTTGACTCCTGATGCACAAGGAAATAAAGGTCATTTACAAACGCCCACACAGACGCCTTGGCGTACGGTCATCGTAAGCGACAAAGCTGCGGATATATTGACTTCCAAATTGATCTATAATCTAAACGAACCAACCAAATATGAAGATGTAAGTTGGATCAAACCGATGAAATATGTCGGTGTTTGGTGGGAAATGATTACTGGAAAAAGCACTTGGGCATATGCTGATACCGACAATATTCACTTAGGAATAACAGATTATTCTAAATTAAAACCCAATGGCAAACATGGCGCAACGACAACGAATGTGAAAAAATACATTGATTTCGCTGCCGCAAATGGTTTTGATGCCGTGTTGGTGGAAGGTTGGAATGTAGGTTGGGAAGATTGGTTTGGACATGAAAAAGATTATGTATTTGATTTCATTACTCCTTACCCAGATTTTGATGTGAAAGAATTACATCGCTATGCTGCATCCAAAGGAATTAAAATCATCATGCATCATGAGACTTCTGGTTCCGTTCGCAATTACGAAAGATTTATGGATACTGCTTATCGCTTTATGGTGGACAATGGTTACAATGCTGTGAAAAGTGGTTATGTTGGAAATATTTTGCCAAGAGGCGAACATCATTATGGGCAATGGATCGACAACCATTATCTGCATGCTGTTAAAAAAGCCAGCGAATATAAAATCATGGTAGATGCTCACGAATCAGTTCACATGACAGGACTTTCTCGCACATATCCCAATTTGTTGGCGGAAGAAGCGGCACGAGGAACAGAGTATGAATCTTTTGGTGGAAATAATGCAGATCACACCACCATCTTACCATTTACAAGGTTGATGGGCGGACCAATGGATTACACACCAGGAATTTTTGAAACGCGTATTGAAAAAATCAATCCGGAAAATCATTCCTTTGTTCATACCACATTAGCGCGCCAATTGGCATTGTATGTAACGATGTACAGTCCATTCCAAATGGCTGCAGATCTTCCAGAAAATTATATGCGTTTTCCAGATGCATTCCAATTTATCAAAGATGTCGCCGTAGATTGGGACGATACCAAAGTTCTGGAAGCGGAACCAGGAGATTATATCACCTACGCGAGAAAAGCAAAAGGAACGAATAATTGGTTTGTCGGTCGTACCAATGATGAGATCTCACGAGTTTCCGATATTTCTTTGGACTTTTTGGATAAAGGGAAAAAATATATAGCCACGATTTACCAAGATGGCAAAGATGCAGATTACGAAAAAAATCCGCAATCCTACACGATCAAAAAAATGAATGTTACAGATAAAACTAAATTGAAAATAATATGTGCTCGTGGTGGTGGTTATGCTATCAGCATCATTGCACAATAA
- a CDS encoding zinc ribbon domain-containing protein, with protein sequence MATAKTKDYSVEEKLSGLIKLQKIDIKLDELHTLRGELPMEVSDLEDELAGLTNRKNRIEEEINGISEYIESKNNTIKTAEELVKKYEKQSESVKNNREFEAINKEIEDQQLEGKLAERHIKDAKEQLEEKGGNLDHVKKQIAGKEGVLEQKKGELDKIIADTEKEEVVLKENEDEARHVVDQRLIFSYDRIRNNYRNGLAVVPIERDACGGCFNAIPPQKQSEIRQRKKIIICENCGRILVDEELFNSIEATK encoded by the coding sequence ATGGCAACAGCAAAAACAAAAGATTACTCTGTAGAAGAAAAGCTTTCTGGTCTTATTAAATTACAGAAAATCGATATCAAATTGGACGAATTACACACTTTACGTGGTGAATTGCCAATGGAAGTAAGTGATCTTGAAGATGAACTCGCTGGTCTTACTAACCGAAAAAATCGTATCGAAGAAGAAATCAACGGAATCTCAGAATATATTGAAAGTAAAAACAATACGATCAAAACCGCTGAAGAACTTGTAAAAAAATACGAAAAACAAAGCGAATCTGTTAAAAACAACCGTGAATTTGAAGCGATCAACAAAGAAATTGAAGATCAACAATTAGAAGGTAAATTAGCAGAACGTCATATCAAAGATGCCAAAGAACAATTGGAAGAAAAAGGCGGCAACTTAGATCACGTTAAAAAACAAATCGCTGGTAAAGAAGGTGTTTTGGAACAGAAGAAGGGCGAATTAGACAAAATCATCGCTGATACAGAAAAAGAAGAAGTTGTATTGAAAGAAAATGAAGATGAAGCACGTCACGTGGTAGATCAACGTTTGATTTTCTCCTACGACCGTATTCGTAATAATTATAGAAATGGATTGGCAGTTGTACCTATCGAGCGTGATGCTTGTGGTGGTTGTTTCAACGCGATCCCTCCTCAAAAACAAAGTGAAATCCGTCAACGCAAAAAAATCATCATTTGCGAAAACTGCGGACGTATCTTGGTAGATGAAGAATTGTTCAACTCAATCGAAGCAACTAAATAA